The window CACGGCCGAATCGATGCCGCATCATCTGCCGGGAACACCGCAGGTGTATGCGCTGCTCCCGCAGATGCAGGATGTGATGGTGCAGTTGTTCAGCCATCACAGTACCGTCGAGCCGATACTAGTGCCCGCGGTGGTCGAGCCGCTGCTGGTATTGGTCCTGGCAGGAACGGCCAGGGTCGAGGAGCGCTCCCTCGGTGGGGAATGGAAAGCCGTCAATGTGCAGGCTGGCGACTTCTTTCTCACCAACACAAGCGAGCCTTACGAGATGCGTTGGCAGACTATGGGGTGCGACACCTTCGAAGTGATGCATCTGTATCTCGGCCTTCCACTGATCGATCGGGCTGTCCGTGATCTTCTGGGCGAGCACACCGATCCGGTGACCTTCCTCGAGATCTCCGGTGCCCAGGATGAGCGGGTAAATTTCATGCTTGATCAGTTGCGCTTCGAGCTAACCGAGGAGCGTACGCCCAGCCTGTTGTTCGTACACAGCCTGGCTCAGGCGCTGACCGTTCATCTGTTACGCCGTTATCTCGATCCGCAGAGCACTACCCGACGCAGCAACGCACTACAAGCCTACAAACTGCGCCGCGTCATCGATGCCATGAACGAGCGCCTGGCCGATGACTTCCGCCTTGCCCATTTGGCTCATATCGCCGATTTGAGCGAGTATCACTTCAGCAGGATGTTTAAACGTGCCACGGGGCTGTCACCATCGCAGTACTTCATCCGCCTGCGCATGAGTCGCGCCCGGCATCTACTGCTTGAGACCAATCGCAGCATTATTGATGTCGGATTGGAAGTCGGTTATTCCA of the Pseudomonas frederiksbergensis genome contains:
- a CDS encoding helix-turn-helix domain-containing protein; the encoded protein is MEPPVHQPENEVLKPKGAQRITAESMPHHLPGTPQVYALLPQMQDVMVQLFSHHSTVEPILVPAVVEPLLVLVLAGTARVEERSLGGEWKAVNVQAGDFFLTNTSEPYEMRWQTMGCDTFEVMHLYLGLPLIDRAVRDLLGEHTDPVTFLEISGAQDERVNFMLDQLRFELTEERTPSLLFVHSLAQALTVHLLRRYLDPQSTTRRSNALQAYKLRRVIDAMNERLADDFRLAHLAHIADLSEYHFSRMFKRATGLSPSQYFIRLRMSRARHLLLETNRSIIDVGLEVGYSSPGHFSQVFRREVGVTPSAYRQA